CAGTTTGCAGGTGCGCAGAGCGGTAATCGCATCAGAGgttttaagtgataaatgaacgCTGCCCAGTTTGTTCTCAGGATCCCGCGCCGCGCAGGTGAATGGGGGAGAGTGGAGGGATGCTAGCCTGTTGTTTGATGTTGCTATAGAGACCGCCCTCTCGGCGCCAGGCTGACAGGCGTCAAGGCTCGAATGAATGGGTGACGTCACGGCGCTGGCGCCCAGCAGTCTGCTTCGGTTTGTTTGGACAATCTGGGGGAAGAATCAGAGCAGAGCAATGCAAAGCTGTGTGAGTGCGCGCTCAAGGCGACGCGCACATATGAAGGAATTTGCGAGGAAACAcattcatagaaaaacaatgaaacaatCGTGGTTGGAGAGTAAACAGATAAAGGACAATTTCAACGATTAGCCGCATTATATTGCCAGCCATGGAATGACTTGATTGCAAGTcagcacaatgcaaaaaatataattaCTGTAGGGTAATACTTTATGTGTATACAAAAATAGTTTAAAGCCGACAAAAATTAATTATACTAAtaatcagtgtcagaaatgtactttttccaTAAAGGGGCAATTATCttcccctggatttgattttcagaggCATTTTTTACGTTTATGGTGGCATTTTCTTTAAACATACaaaattataatgtaattattttattcagATACTTTAGTTTTTTTCCCCTTCCAATTCATTAacataaattctgaatctgaaTAATTAGACTAAGAATAGATTTCCTCCTGCTCATAAAATTTAcataaaatcatatttaatgtgATAATGTTTATAACAAGGCTTATTTCAGATGCTAGAAGAAAACAGAaactagcatttttttttttgccccctcATTTTTGCTCcgagccccccttaatttctgaccccagtgaccagcaaacacagaacgttctcCTAACATTGGTGTATGGTTCGCATTTGGTTATTTTTAGGAGAGTCAACTCCTAACATTCTAAGAAcgttatttttagattttaatatatatatatatatatatatatatatatatatatatatatatatatatatatatatatataaacaaatattcaCAGAATGTTGAATAAAGAACAGCATCTATGGTTCTTTTaagtttacattttgaaaaaaaaaaaaattcccatatCATTGTCTTTcttcatttgattatttttatggtCATATTTCCAGTATTTTTCATAAACGTGTTTGATAGACAACAGTGACTGACATTAACTAAACAATACTTCATGCCCTATTGCACCACGACTTTATTCGATTGCATGCACACCTAATACAAATATGTGATATTAAGCAACGATTTATCACTGTATAACTTTTTGACAGCCCACATACGAGGAAAACTTGTTTCATTTGAAAGTAATAGCTATCGCCTGTTGATCCTCGATCACCCCCACCCTCTGGTTGATCAGTCTGTTTCTTCACCTGTGGAGCATTCAAGCCACGGACAGCTGGATATCCACACCATCCGCAGAATACACACATTTGTTTCCATTTGTAACACCATCCCCCACGCACATTGTCACTGCGATAACCAGACCTGTGCAGTCATTGGTTCAGCGAGGGACTCTGGTGCAATCCCATTGGCCCGAGCCTGCAACACGAGCGTTTGGTTCACGCCCACAAGCCCTGCTACCCCATATATACCGAACAACTCGACTCTCGAGTATGTTGTGAACTGTCATCGCACACTCGACGACGCAAGAACCTAAAGGAGTACCAGCACGTCTACTCAACTCACTTTCTTTGACTTCGTTGTAATTTTGACGTCGAAAAACAGCCGAAATGAAAGTTGTGGGACCTACCTGCGCACTGAAGAGCAAAGTTGGAGGCGAAGATGTGGTCCGGTGCCTCTCCGACCAGAGCCTGACCATATCCAAATGCAAGATTCCGCTCTTGGATGAGCAGATGACCATGTTTCTGCAGGACATGAACAGCTGCTACAGCAAACTGAAAGAGCTGGTGCCGACGCTACCGACCAACAAAAAGGCCAGCAAGATGGAGATCCTGCAGCACGTTATCGACTACATCTGGGACTTGCAGATTGAGTTGGACGAGCCTGGCAAGAAGAACCAGAACTCGGCTCCCCGCACTCCCCTAACGACTATGAACTCTGAACTGGCCAGCATCTCGGTTGAGGTAAATATCGAAATATACAATATCAAATACCCCATTTACACTCCCATATGTCATCCGGTTtcaataacatgcattaataaCATGCGAATGTTAGTTTGAATGATTCAGCTCATAATGTTTCTTCTGTTTCCTTGCAGAATGGCTGCTCGGATGACCGAATCATGTGCCGTTAAATGTTGATGCTTTAGGGTTTACTCCACTGACACGGACAGCATCCCGTGTGCTGAGGTGATGGACCAGAACCGTCGTGACGCCTTGAACCGTGTTGGGAGAATCCATTCTCCCGTTATAGAGGAACAACTCCTCAGTAGAGAGTCACAACATGGACATGCAAAGTGAACTGTGACTTGCTCTCTgatagactgtgtgtgtgttagccGTGGAATCCATGGCGATTATTCACTTCATGTTCATACACTTGCCTTTCGGTCAAAGTTTCTCCAATGTTTTCATAACTTTTCGAAAATGTTATATTGTGTTGTAAAGAGTTTTCTCAGATTACTGAGCGAAATAATGTATTGTATATTACAATGACACGATGTGAACgctttattgtgtttttattttttttttttttttttgtttaaacaatgtatctttttttttttattataattaaaacgAGAAAATGAGACACGACTCTGtcagtactctgtgtgtgtgtgtgtgtgccattttAATTGGTCTCGAAAGGATGGTTGCTATTTAATTAACCCATTAAAACGGTTCTAAAACTagttaaatgtttgaaaataacGTAATGACACTTGGACTTCATTTTTATCACCAACCTACACCGTGGCCTAAATGTTTAGTCAAGTAAACTAAAACGAGCTTGTTGTGGTAACCTCTAAATTAACAGGTTTTATGCAGTAAAATTTAATCTGACTAAAGCAGACAAATTGGGTTACATCAGCCAAAGTACATTTTATgggggttagatcaagtagaaataaatcCTTATGGTAACAATTGTAGGTTacgacttaaaaaaaaatatcatgtaATTGAACAAACAAGGCTAattatgtctatatatatattaggccttCCTTTAATCTTAATATGGTTTATCAATGATATAACTGCACTGACATGTAACAATATAAAATGTCAAATTCTGGTAGATctgtgtttaattttaattttttttaaaagtggcaACCACTTAACATTAACccatttaaacaaaataattaaaatgtttagtaTTTAAAAACCGCTCTAATTGGTTAAGGATTAAGCTACTTATTTTCATTCCTTATTGAAAAC
This DNA window, taken from Myxocyprinus asiaticus isolate MX2 ecotype Aquarium Trade chromosome 37, UBuf_Myxa_2, whole genome shotgun sequence, encodes the following:
- the LOC127428388 gene encoding DNA-binding protein inhibitor ID-1-like, whose product is MKVVGPTCALKSKVGGEDVVRCLSDQSLTISKCKIPLLDEQMTMFLQDMNSCYSKLKELVPTLPTNKKASKMEILQHVIDYIWDLQIELDEPGKKNQNSAPRTPLTTMNSELASISVENGCSDDRIMCR